Proteins encoded together in one Aeromonas encheleia window:
- the ovoA gene encoding 5-histidylcysteine sulfoxide synthase, which produces MTQASYQFASTSGLPAPTRTPLLTGEDPELKRRELLDYFCQTFALYDSLFDCLADDRAWFNKAIPLRHPLIFYYGHTAAFFINKLLAARLIDSRIDPRIEAMVAIGVDEMSWDDLDETHYDWPGVAELRHYRAKVRARVIDFIQQMPLTLPIDWQSPAWVILMGTEHERIHLETSSVLIRQLPLAWVRSQPQWPSCGEACHRIDEVPLNDLLPVAAGRVCLGKQDATYGWDNEYGERHIEIPSFQASRMLVSNAEYLAFVQVGGYRQQAWWDDEGWGWCQYAKAQMPSFWLGSPAEPEQLQLRLMTERVAMPWDWPVEVNQLEAAAFCRWKAAQTGLPIQLPSEGEWALLRESLAGDQPDWIEAPGNLNLARFASPCPVDACPQAGFFDLVGNVWQWTSTAIDGFDGFRVHPLYDDFSTPTFDGKHSLIKGGSWASTGNEALKSSRYAFRRHFFQHAGFRYLVSRYQEAITVNPYETDTLVAQYLDFQYGPTHFGVANYAKTLADLAGELCGNHQRALDIGCATGRASFELARHFQHVDGVDYSARFIDVALSLASQDSFRYAMPVEGELVEYCEARLSSHDLGPAQADRVHFSQGDACNLKPKYDHYDLVLASNLIDRLREPARFLRDIAPRLRSGGLLLLTSPYTWLTDYTPKANWLGGIRENGEALSTHQALQRLLAAQFEELCPPRDVPFVIRETARKYQHTVAQLTVWRKR; this is translated from the coding sequence GTGACCCAAGCCAGCTACCAGTTCGCCAGCACCAGCGGCCTGCCTGCCCCGACCCGCACCCCGCTGCTGACCGGTGAGGATCCCGAGCTGAAACGGCGCGAGCTGCTCGACTACTTCTGCCAGACCTTCGCACTCTACGACAGCCTGTTCGACTGCCTGGCCGATGATCGCGCCTGGTTCAACAAGGCGATCCCGCTGCGTCATCCGCTCATCTTCTACTACGGCCACACCGCCGCCTTCTTCATCAACAAGTTGCTGGCGGCCCGCCTGATCGACAGCCGCATCGACCCCCGCATCGAGGCCATGGTCGCCATCGGGGTGGATGAGATGAGCTGGGACGATCTGGACGAGACCCACTACGACTGGCCCGGGGTGGCCGAGCTGCGACACTACCGCGCCAAGGTGCGCGCCCGGGTGATCGACTTCATCCAGCAGATGCCACTGACCCTGCCCATCGACTGGCAGAGCCCGGCCTGGGTCATCCTGATGGGGACAGAGCACGAGCGCATCCACCTCGAGACCTCCAGCGTGCTGATCCGCCAGCTGCCGCTGGCCTGGGTGCGATCCCAGCCCCAGTGGCCCAGCTGCGGCGAGGCCTGCCATCGCATCGACGAGGTGCCCCTCAACGATCTGCTGCCGGTGGCGGCGGGGCGGGTGTGCCTCGGCAAGCAGGACGCCACCTACGGCTGGGACAACGAATACGGCGAACGCCACATCGAGATCCCTTCCTTCCAGGCCAGCCGCATGCTGGTGAGCAATGCCGAATACCTCGCCTTCGTCCAGGTCGGTGGTTACCGCCAGCAGGCCTGGTGGGATGACGAAGGCTGGGGCTGGTGCCAGTATGCCAAAGCGCAGATGCCCAGCTTCTGGCTCGGCTCCCCGGCCGAGCCCGAGCAGCTGCAACTGCGGCTGATGACCGAGCGGGTGGCCATGCCCTGGGACTGGCCGGTCGAGGTGAATCAGCTGGAGGCCGCCGCCTTCTGTCGCTGGAAGGCGGCCCAGACCGGCCTGCCCATCCAGCTGCCGAGCGAAGGGGAGTGGGCGCTGCTGCGCGAGTCGCTGGCGGGGGATCAGCCGGACTGGATCGAGGCACCCGGCAACCTCAACCTGGCGCGCTTCGCCTCCCCCTGTCCGGTGGATGCCTGCCCGCAGGCCGGCTTCTTCGATCTGGTGGGCAACGTCTGGCAATGGACCAGCACCGCCATCGATGGCTTCGACGGCTTTCGGGTACACCCGCTCTACGATGACTTCTCCACCCCCACCTTCGATGGCAAGCACAGCCTCATCAAGGGCGGCAGCTGGGCAAGCACCGGCAACGAGGCGCTCAAGTCGTCCCGTTACGCCTTCCGCCGCCACTTCTTCCAGCATGCGGGCTTCCGCTATCTGGTCTCCCGCTATCAGGAAGCCATCACAGTGAATCCTTACGAAACCGACACCCTGGTCGCCCAATACCTGGACTTCCAGTACGGTCCGACCCACTTCGGGGTGGCCAACTACGCCAAGACCCTGGCCGATCTGGCCGGCGAGCTGTGCGGCAACCACCAGCGGGCGCTGGACATCGGCTGCGCCACCGGCCGCGCCAGTTTCGAGCTGGCCCGCCACTTCCAGCACGTGGACGGGGTCGACTACTCGGCCCGCTTCATCGACGTGGCGCTCTCCCTCGCCAGCCAGGACAGCTTCCGCTACGCCATGCCGGTGGAGGGGGAACTGGTGGAGTATTGCGAGGCGCGGCTGTCGAGTCACGACCTCGGGCCTGCGCAAGCGGATCGCGTCCACTTCAGCCAGGGGGATGCCTGCAACCTCAAGCCCAAGTACGACCACTACGATCTGGTGCTCGCCTCCAACCTGATCGATCGGCTGCGCGAACCCGCCCGCTTCCTGCGCGACATTGCCCCCCGCCTGCGCAGCGGCGGCCTGCTGCTGCTCACCAGTCCCTACACCTGGCTGACCGACTACACCCCCAAGGCGAACTGGCTCGGCGGCATCCGGGAAAATGGCGAGGCACTGTCCACCCATCAGGCACTGCAACGGCTGCTGGCGGCACAGTTCGAGGAGCTATGCCCGCCCCGGGATGTCCCCTTCGTCATCCGCGAGACCGCTCGCAAGTACCAGCACACGGTGGCGCAGCTGACCGTCTGGCGCAAACGCTGA
- a CDS encoding bile acid:sodium symporter family protein, whose protein sequence is MRLDPFTSVLILVVTLASLFPCEGQVAIWFALLTKLAVAMLFFMHGAKLSRQSLLAGLGHWRLHLVVMASTFLLFPLLGLLLSPLVPQWLSPAIYLGFLYLCALPATVQSAIAFTSMAGGNVSAAVCSASASSILGIFLSPVLVGMMIHVQGEGIDTWHSIQAIMMQLMLPFVLGHLSRPLIGRWVDGHRPLIGKLDQSSILLVVYVAFSEAVVQGIWHQVGWYDLASIVLLSCVLLALVLGWNVWISRRLGFDKADEITIVFCGSKKSLANGVPMANVMFPAASVGVMVLPLMIFHQIQLMVCAVLARRYHEQGVQPLVPDQEL, encoded by the coding sequence GTGCGTCTGGATCCCTTTACCTCTGTGCTTATTCTGGTGGTCACCCTGGCCTCCCTCTTCCCCTGCGAGGGGCAGGTTGCGATCTGGTTCGCGCTGCTGACCAAGCTGGCGGTGGCCATGCTGTTCTTCATGCACGGTGCCAAGCTGTCGCGCCAGAGCCTGCTGGCGGGGCTGGGCCACTGGCGGCTGCACCTGGTGGTGATGGCCAGCACCTTCCTGCTGTTCCCGCTGCTGGGGCTCTTGCTCAGCCCGCTGGTGCCGCAATGGCTGAGCCCGGCCATCTACCTCGGTTTCCTCTATCTATGCGCGCTGCCCGCCACCGTGCAGTCGGCCATCGCCTTCACCTCGATGGCGGGGGGCAATGTGTCGGCGGCGGTGTGCAGCGCCTCGGCCTCCAGCATCCTCGGCATCTTCCTCTCGCCGGTGCTGGTGGGGATGATGATCCACGTGCAGGGGGAGGGGATCGACACCTGGCACTCCATCCAGGCCATCATGATGCAACTGATGCTGCCGTTCGTGCTGGGCCATCTGTCACGGCCATTGATCGGCCGCTGGGTCGACGGCCACCGGCCGCTGATCGGCAAGCTGGATCAGAGCTCCATCCTGCTGGTGGTCTATGTCGCCTTCAGCGAGGCGGTGGTGCAGGGGATTTGGCATCAAGTGGGTTGGTACGATCTGGCCAGCATAGTGCTGCTCAGCTGCGTGCTGCTGGCGCTGGTGCTGGGCTGGAACGTCTGGATCAGCCGTCGGCTCGGCTTCGACAAGGCGGACGAGATCACCATCGTCTTCTGCGGCTCCAAGAAGAGCCTGGCCAACGGGGTGCCCATGGCCAACGTCATGTTCCCGGCCGCCAGCGTCGGGGTCATGGTGCTGCCGCTGATGATCTTCCACCAGATCCAGCTGATGGTGTGCGCCGTGCTGGCGCGCCGCTATCACGAGCAGGGGGTCCAGCCCCTGGTCCCCGACCAGGAGCTTTGA